aatttatgtaaatataaatgtaaatataggttGTGCTTGGTAAAGACTTCACCATTCTGTATATCCTGCTGATTTAGTATGCTTGGCTGTCTAAATGGGTTTATAATTCTGACATTCTGCCAGAATGATTCTGGTAATATACTGTCAAGGAATACTGACAGTAGATTACTTATCTGATGGAATGCTGTCCCTCAAGACTGTGCATCAATCTGTCTATTTATAATTCTATTTATAAAACTGTGTAATATGTAGACTTTTATATTGTATATGGTGTAAAATTGtttagaattctttttttttttaatattttctaattCTGTATTTAATGCAGAATTGTAatgattaatgttattttatacgACTTGTCTACTTAAAAAGGCAGGACAAAAGGAAAAGTGGGAGTGTCTAGGAAGGAATGAGGCAGAGGAAGGGGTGAAGGAAGAAGGCTGGCTATGCATCATGTGGAAGTAGCCCAGACTGTGGCTCTGTGTTCGCAGCCCTTCACAAGCAGCAGCCCGTGTAGCTCTTTCAGTTCCACTGGATGTCAGTTCATCAGACGTCCGGTGAGTTCTGTTTATCCactttttctctttctgtttgctTCATCTGTCTGCACCCCCTCCCATCTCGTTTTGTTGTGTGTTTACATTACTTTGTCAGCATTTACTGTTATGTTAAGTGAAGTCTGGTAATGATATTCAATATCCacttatttaaaactaaataatggcAGGAGAGAGCTAAATTAGATTCTACTTTTTCCCCTTGGGATATAACAGAACATAATTATGTTATCGTAAGGATCTCAGAGACATATTTAGCCATGACTCATGACTCGCCTGACTACACGGCTTCACTTTTGCTTGAATGAACATGTTTTCCTTTGGAGTAATCGACTAGAAAGTTGTCTTCCCATTGTAAAATAGGGCACAATGGTTATGGAGTCAGCCTATTTCTAGATTTAATTTAGCATGTCTGTGATTTCTTTGACAAAATAGCTTATTAGTTCCTGTTTCATCATAGTCCATAAGGAGTCCCATCAGCAACACAAGATGTATCAGCAACACTTGTATTGGCTGAACGGGActaaatacataatatacatgtatgtaCAGAATAAAGAGATGTACACATTGAGCTATTTGATTCAGCCCTCTTACTTTTAAGTCATTATAGGCATGTTACCAAAATAATGACCTGAAATTAGAATTGTTGGTGAGGTGGTTATACAATAATGTTCATTTGTGTCTGCAGAAAAGGTGAAATATTGGAAAATGGAGTCACCCCAAACGTGCTGTAAGTCatcatgtgtgtgcgtgtgtgtgtgtttgttgttcaAATAAGCTTTGTGTTTCTGAATATTGCTGATGGCCATTTTTCCGTTCTCTGGCAGGTGAACAGGGTCATCAAAACCTTGAAGCCATGAAGGCAGGCATGTTTCTGCGCAAGGTGAAGTCTCGTATGTGGAAGCGTCCGAGGCACTACAAACTCCAGGAGGACTGCAAGACTATCGCATATAAATCTAGCTGGGCAATAAAATCTTATTCTACCAGTACGTCCTCACTGAGTTGAGATTTTCAGTATTTAGGTCTagttttaattgtatataattgatCCAAGATGGGCTAACAATGACTgatttatttaagaaaatatatattgactgccaaaacaaaaacacacaaacaggctTATGTATGAGAAATCTAATAGcaattgcatataaaataatggtCTTGTACTATAAATAAATCCAATAGGTATACATTGGTGAACGaataaaatagacatgtcaaggtAGTAGATTAGACATGAGGAAAATTGGAAGTCCAGGGATtaattgaatatgaatattacttAGATTACCATGCAATGTAAATGTGCCTTAAGTGATATTCATTCAGTTCATTTGTTTTGCTGGCTGCAAAGGGGAGAAGCTATGGGTATCAGTGGGTGGCTTTTTGTTTGACACCCGTCATTTTTACCTTTTCACCATGGGGTGATGAACATCTTTAGCTTCCAATGAAATTAAGAGCTCCTTTAGTTCACTATGAACAATAGTAAAACATGAAGTATTAGTAAAAATGTAGCTTGCCTTTTCAAAAACTAGTTTGAGTTCTTtaaaaactttgagaagaaggaccAAAAAAAGCTTAAAAGCAAAGTTTAATGTTCAATGTTTTTCAGTCTCCATCAGTGATGTGGAGGCTGTTCGTGAGGGACATCAGTCCGAAGCGCTCCTCAATGTGGCAGATGAGTTTCCTGCTGACCGCTGTTTCACTCTGGTGTTTCGCGGCCGTAGGGGAAACCTGGACCTGGTGGCTGATTCAGCGAAGGAAGCTCAGGCCTGGATTCGGGGCATCAGAGCCCTAATGGAGAACATGGAGAACATGGACGAGAGCAACAAACTTGACCAGTATCCTTGCTTTTGAAGTAGCTAAACAGAACTACatctgaaaatatttatttattttacttttgtacTTTTGCTTGGAGCATGTTGAGGCATAGATAGATTgtggatgaatagatggatggaaCGATAGAAgggcagacagatagatagatagatagatagatagataaagatagagagagatagaggttAATGAAGTCCAGCTGTTCACTGTCAACTTAAATTATCAACCTAAACCATTCTGCTCAGATGGATCTCAGACTGGTTTTTGAAAGCAGATCTAAACAAGGATGGCAGAATAAATTTTAAGGAGGcaaaaaaattactgaaaatgATGAACGTGGACATGAATGAAGAACATGCATGCTGTCTTTTTATGGTGATTATGCATCGCTTATGTTATTTTGCATCACAAATGTACACCATGTTGAACCTTATTGCCTTTGGTTCAAATTTTCTCACAGACGGCAGACAAGTCTGAGTCAGGAACCCTGGAGGGCCAGGAGTTTGTGGAGTTCTACAAAATGCTTACAGAGAGAACAGAGGTACTGGACTTATTCCAGGACCATTCCAGTGATGGACAGAGTCTGTCCCAGTGTGATTTGGAGGAGTTCCTGAGAGAGGAGCAGCTCGAGCGGGAGGGCAGTCATGAACATGCCCTTCAGCTGATTGATCGCTATGAGCCTTCAGACACAGGTAATGATCCACCGTCAACCATTTTTTGACTTTTGCTTTGCTTGAATTTAGCTTAATATAGTATTTATATAgcttaattcatttattttttaaataatattttctttcagaaaacatttttagACTGAGCAGTAAATTGTAGACACTTGTGATCATGCAAGGGTTCAGGGTTAAAGATGTaactgaaaaattatttgtttgcCTATTTGGATGCTCTTTTAATAATGGAGTAGTTGAGCACTACATCTAGATCACTGCATGGGCAACAGTGAAGTGGTCCTTTACACATGACAGTCACTAAAGACTGAAGATTGAACAGGACAATATGCTTACATTGGCTTCTTGTACAGCCAGAAAGAATCACTCGATGTCAGTCGATGGGTTCTTAATGTACCTGATGTCTCGTGAGGGATCCATCTTCAATCCAGAACGGCAGAGCCTTTTTCAGGACATGAGCCAACCGTTGGCCCACTATTACATCTCCTCATCACACAACACTTATCTGATGGAAGACCAGCTAAAAGGACCAAGCAGTGTAGAGGCCTACATCCAGTGAGTTCTGCTTATTTATGGTGATGTGATAATAAGTAGCATCTTTCATACATGTATAATGGTGTTTCTGTATTTGGAACCGCCTAGTTCTGTGATgccaaaatacacttttaaacaATGTAACACAAATTTAGATAACAAAAACAAAGCGTACATTAGAAATGAAGATTGCATGTTTCAGTTTTCTTTCCTCTTGTGGTATATAATGGCAGGCCAAATCAAAGGTCACCACAACCCAACTTTGGCCCTTGGGTCCTGGTTTTGGGCATCTCTGGCCTAGTTGCATGCATTGCACTTTGTTCTTTGTGTTCATGACAGTGGTTGTTTATTTGTGCTGGGTTGAACCTCTGAAGGGCACTGAAACGAGGCTGCAGGTGTGTAGAGGTGGACTGCTGGAATGGATCGAATGGAGAGCCGGTGGTTTATCATGGACACACACTGACATCGAAGATTCTCCTCAAAGATGTGATTACTACTATTGCAAATTATGCCTTCAAGGTGATCTATGTTTCAAATatcaatatgaatatgaatatctgTTAATAATGATTTACTTTGTTGTTcacattattgataataatacctattaatattgttatataatattgttgttgatgttaatgttaatattcaTTATTTACATAGATACATAATAATCTATTTCTATATGTATTAATGTTACTTCTAGGCATCTGAGTATCCACTCATCGTGTCCATTGAAAACCACTGCAGCATAGagcaacaggaagtcatggctCGATATTTCAGAGACATTCTGGGTGATATGCTACTGACGAACACAGTAGAGAGAGTCTCCAGCGAACTGCCATCCCCAGAGGTGAGCTGGTCAATGCCTTATAGATAGTGGTGCACTAGTTCATATCAACTTTTATAGGattgattttttaaatatctgtcaATACtgtggggtccaaaagtctgagaccataCTGAGTGTGGTATTTTCTCAtttaaatctcaaaataaaaagaaagattttGCAATGCAAATTCTTCAGCTTCTCGGATTGTTAAAAagattatataatttgtaatgaaaattcatttttttaatcaattagaAAAGTGCAAAGTAGAAGCATTTTCACATCAGACTGTATCTCTTTATTTTGACATAGtgtttatgtgtatttatataaagtacagaccaaaagtttggacacaccttctcattcaaagagttttctttattttcatgactatgaaaattgtagagtcacactgaaggcatcaaaactatgaattaacacatgtggaattatatatggaattatatacgtaacaaaaaagtgtgaaacaactgaaaatatgtcatattgtaggtttttcaaagtagccaccttttactttgattactgctttgcacactcttggcattctcttgatgagcttcaagaggtagtcacctgaaatggtcttccaacagtcttgaaggagttccccgagagatgcttagcacttgttggcccttttgccttctgtctgcggtccagctcacccctaaaccatctcaattgggttcaggttcggtgactgtggaggccaggtcatctggcgcagcaccccatcactctccttcttggtcaaatagcccttgatgccttcagtgtgactctacaattttcatagtcatgaaaataaagaaaagactttgaatgagaaggtgtgtccaaacttttggtctgtactgtatatataaaatagcatTACAGTTTCAATTattctgtatttattgtttgaattatatattatataataatgtattttttaacaatagtTGTTCCCTCATTTCTTTCAGGCACTAAAGAGGAAAATCTTGTTGAAAGGAAAGAAGATTGGAATGGAGTCAGAGAGCCCCACAGGTGAAGTCAGCGATGAGGACGAGGCAGCAGAAATGAATAAGGACAGTCTGGCATCAGAGAGTCCTTCAACAGATGGCAAGGTACCAGTGGAAACAGAGAAACTGAGGAAAAGGTCTCTAAGTATTTTCCACTCCCTCGTTCAACATTGTTTTTGATTGTGCACTTTTGCCCTATGTAGAAATCGAAGCATAATCTATGCAAGGAGCTCTCAGACCTAATGTTCTGTAAGAGTGTACATTTCCACAGCTTTGAGCATTCCCGCATGTCTGCTAATCCTGATGAGATGTCATCATTCTCCGAGTCTAAAGCCCGTAAATATTCAAAGGAAGCAGGTTAGAAATAGTTTTTAGAGGGATAGTTTGAATATATTcaacctcatattgttccaaacctgtatttttcctttctatataaaatatgcaaaataaaatagaaattgtaCCATTATGTtagaataattacatttttgtattattaattctCATTTTTGTCTGTCAGGTTCAGATTTTGTGCTGCATAACACCAGGCAGCTGACAAGAGTGTATCCAAGTGGAATGAGAACGGATTCATCAAATTACTGTCCAGTAGACATGTGGAACATGGGATGCCAGATTGGTTAGTATGGTAGATATTATACTGGCACATCATTATCATGTCAATTCTACAAAGTGAAAAAATGTGAGCATGGAAGACATAAAAACGCTCTATGTAAATAGAAGCAGGGAAACATCTAATGTGTTGTATTTACTTTAACATGTTTCTGATTCATAGTGGCATTAAACTTCCAGACAGCAGGGATGGAAATGGATCTAAATGATGGGTTGTTTACTCAGAATGGATGCAGTGGCTACATCCTAAAACCCGAGATCCTTCGCAAAAAGGAGAGACTCTTTGATCCTGAAGAACATGAAGATCACCACCCTCTACTGTTCTCTGTTAAGGTATTATTAATGGTGACAATATTAATGTTCCCTCAGCAAGtttattttgagttttcatttgttgattctttctttttcatcttttttttttaggttattaGTGGACAACAGCTCCCTAAAGTGAAGCAAAAAGATTGGTCCATCGTAGACCCCCTGGTAAGGGTAGAAATTTATGGTGTACCCTTGGATCAAGCTAAACAGGAGACTAAATACATTGACAACAATGGTGAGGAAGTAAGAATTAATTGGTCTGTAGTGTAGCCAAATTACTAAAAGAGAATTCAATGGAAACTGTGCACGTTCACATGCATCAACATGTAACTTTAATAATGTGGAAACAGACATTACCTGTTAAGATGACATGTTTCCATAATTTTACAAACCATAGGAATGCTGTTTAAGTCCTGCTGCTGCAGTGATTTTTCTCAGTTTTTTCATCTGGACAGGATTCAACCCTCGCTGGAACGAAAGCTTACAGTTCACAATCCACACTCCTGAGCTGGCACTGGTGCGTTTTGTAGTTGAAGACTATGATACAACATCAAGGAATGACTTCATAGGGCAATACACTCTACCTTTTACCTGCATTCAACCAGGTAGTCCTATAttgaaagacaaacaaacaaaacagggtCTTATTCACTAACCAAGCAAACACTGCCTGTGTAAATGTTTCCACACAGAAATCTTCATTTACCAATTAGTCTGCactctctgtattttttttttcctaaatgtaAGATAAAAGTTAGAACCAATTGAAACATATGCTctctcatttaaaataaactggaTTACTCAACATTAGAACGAGGGGTAAGAACAATTTGTGCACgacactttttgtgtgcaaatttTATGTGAAAATCAATTTGACTCACATaagattagtattattattagtgaatgagacccagtGTTTTTGTGCGTGTACTCTAAAACCTTTGAAAATTAGTTTGGCCTTCTTGGAAATAACAAAAAGCTTCTTTTTACAGGATATCGTCATGTGCATCTGTTGTCCAAAGACGGAACAAGTATCCATCCATCCTCCATCTATGTTCATATAAAAATCACACAGCTGTAATTTCACAATTACAGGAGTTTTACTCTAAACAATGCTTGAAACTTGTGTTGAAGGGTTAATATTTTTCAGACAAATCTGTAGTTTGCTTTTAAAACATAGAGAAACATTTTATCTTGTGCAGggattaaaaacaatacaaatgctgGCAATTATTtgagcaaaataaaatattaataactagtacttgcatttaaaaaaaaaggtatagcAACTGgcattatttatatttctataattgCATAGTGTTAGTAGAGCCTTGTTTTCAGAATAGATCTTCAAGAATGGTGCAGAAACAGTTTAGttgttatttttagttgtttaCCTATGCAATACTAAATGTACTGTTTTTATGTATGAACGTTATACGATCAAGGCAGAATGGATCATTAAGGTTGTACATTCTCTGATTTAAAGGAACTGAGCATTgtataatgccttttataaatAACCTGAAATCAAGTGTTCAAAGTAAATGACTTTTATTTCCATTATGTATGTACATTCacagctaaatattttttttctttgaaaaaagcCTTTTAAaggaataaacattaataattatatcgtaaaaatatttattcagtgTGGTTTGAATGAGGGTTTTGATTATAATTACATGGAATACTTTCATAGGACAAAGAAATGTCAATCGAAATGTATAAAGAAGCACAGCTACATATCCCCTGCTGTTTGCATGTGCTCTAAAGCAGTTTGCCCATCCTCTTGTCTCTCTTCCGCTTCCCTAATCCAGGTCTTTTGTGTACTCATAGAGGCCTCTTGGTCTTTACCCACACCATCTTGAACAGGCAAGTCTGGGTGATGTCTCTGAAGGTGCTTTACAACCTGAAATTTCTGT
The genomic region above belongs to Carassius carassius chromosome 11, fCarCar2.1, whole genome shotgun sequence and contains:
- the LOC132153102 gene encoding 1-phosphatidylinositol 4,5-bisphosphate phosphodiesterase delta-4-like, with product MSVHQTSEKVKYWKMESPQTCCEQGHQNLEAMKAGMFLRKVKSRMWKRPRHYKLQEDCKTIAYKSSWAIKSYSTISISDVEAVREGHQSEALLNVADEFPADRCFTLVFRGRRGNLDLVADSAKEAQAWIRGIRALMENMENMDESNKLDQWISDWFLKADLNKDGRINFKEAKKLLKMMNVDMNEEHACCLFMTADKSESGTLEGQEFVEFYKMLTERTEVLDLFQDHSSDGQSLSQCDLEEFLREEQLEREGSHEHALQLIDRYEPSDTARKNHSMSVDGFLMYLMSREGSIFNPERQSLFQDMSQPLAHYYISSSHNTYLMEDQLKGPSSVEAYIQALKRGCRCVEVDCWNGSNGEPVVYHGHTLTSKILLKDVITTIANYAFKASEYPLIVSIENHCSIEQQEVMARYFRDILGDMLLTNTVERVSSELPSPEALKRKILLKGKKIGMESESPTGEVSDEDEAAEMNKDSLASESPSTDGKKSKHNLCKELSDLMFCKSVHFHSFEHSRMSANPDEMSSFSESKARKYSKEAGSDFVLHNTRQLTRVYPSGMRTDSSNYCPVDMWNMGCQIVALNFQTAGMEMDLNDGLFTQNGCSGYILKPEILRKKERLFDPEEHEDHHPLLFSVKVISGQQLPKVKQKDWSIVDPLVRVEIYGVPLDQAKQETKYIDNNGFNPRWNESLQFTIHTPELALVRFVVEDYDTTSRNDFIGQYTLPFTCIQPGYRHVHLLSKDGTSIHPSSIYVHIKITQL